The DNA window ATGTGGACTTGTGCATGATCAAACGCTCCCACCACCCTCTTGACAGGTTTTCGGGGCATATAGCCCTGCCGGGCGGAGCGGAAGAGGACGGAGATGAGGACATGCTTTCAACCGCCGTCCGGGAAACCTTTGAGGAGATAGGGCTTGATGTTGAAAAACACGCAAAGGTGGCGGGGCGGCTTGACGATGAAATGCCGTCCGTCCCCCCCGGCGGCACGGGGCGGGTTTATGTCGTAACCCCGTTTGTGTGCGTTCTTACCGGAGACGCCGCCGTGAGGGAAAAGAGCGAGGTTGAACAGGTTTTCTGGATGCCCGCCTCCGATATAGCGCGCGGGGCGGAGGACGGCGCAAAGCCGGAGTTCCTCTGCCGGGGGCGGCGGATATGGGGAATGACGGCGCGGGTGGTGCGCAACCTGCTGGAAGCCCTGCCCTGAAAATGCGCCCGGAGTTTGGAAAGAGGCGCGTTATGCGTATACAATTCCACCGGAAAAACACAACACCCCCGGAGGAAACATGAGAGGAGTAAACAAGGTAACAATAATAGGCAATGTCGGCAGCGACCCGGAGATGAAATACACCGCTTCGGGAGCGGCAGTGGCAAACTTTTCAATCGCCACCAACGAGTCGTGGACCGGCAAGGATGGACAGAAACAGGAGCGCACCGAATGGCACAGAATTGTGGCGTGGTCCCGGCTTGCCGAGATTTGCGGACAGTATCTCGCAAAGGGAAGCCCGGTTTATGTTGAGGGGAGCATAAGAACGCGGCAGTGGGAAGACAAGGAAGGCAACACCAGACACACCACCGAGATACACGCGAGAGAGATTCAGTTTCTCGGCTCCGGCGGACGCGAAGGCGGCGGCCATGAGGGCGGCGGCGGACGGCGGCGGGAAGACCGGTCGGACGCGCCCGTGGTTGATATCCCCGACAACAATATGGATGACGACATCCCGTTCTAAATACCGCCCCGCGCAAATAGCGGCGGCAACAACTTCCGCATCGGGAGGGCTGAAACTCTGCCTTTATACGCCGTAATCCTCTGCGCCGGAAAAGGCTCAAGAATGGGAGGGGAGCGTCAGAAGACCCTGCTCCCGGTTCTGGGAACTCCGATGGTCAGGCACGTGGCGGCGGCGGCCTCTGCGGCAAAACCGTCAAAAACCGTGGCGGTGGTCGGCTTTGATTCCGGGTCCGTAATTGACTGCCTCTCCGCCTGCCCGTGGCCGGTTGAGTTCGCCGTGCAGAAAAACCAGTCCGGCACGGGGCACGCAATCAGGGCGGCGCTTGACGTTATAACATCCAAAAGCGGAGACGCAATCGTTCTCAACGGAGACATGCCCGCCGTTACGGGAGCGCTTGTCAAAAAAGTGGTCTCCCGGCACAAAAAAAGCGGCGCGGCGGTTTCACTGGTAACGGCGGAAACGGACGACCCGCGCGGATACGGGCGCATAGTTCGCGGCGCGGGCGGGGATGTTGAAAGGATCGCGGAAGACGCGGACGCAAGCGCGGAGGAAAAGCGGGGGCGCGAAATTAACGCCGGAATTTACTGCTTCAAACTCCCTTTTCTGCGAGCCGCCGCCGGAAAACTGAGCAACAAAAACGCGCTGGGTGAATACTACATAACAGACCTGATTGAAGCCGCCCTTCGCGGCGGCAAAAAAGTGAGCGCCGTCCGTGCGGACTTCGCAGAGGTGGCGGGCGTCAACACGCCGGGGGAACTCGCGGCGGCAAGCGCAATGATTAAAGACAGAGTGAACGCCCGCCTTATGCGCTCCGGCGTTATCATCACAGACCCGCAAACCGCCCACATATGCCCCGAAACCTCCATAGGGCGCGGAACAGTCATCCACCCGTTCTGTTTTATAAGCCGCAGCCGCATAGGGGCGAACTGCTCCGTCGGGCCCTGCTCGCAGATACGCGACAGCGCCCTCGGCTCCGGCTGTTCGGTGGAGTTCTCCTCGTCTCTTGACGGATGCTCTCTGCGCGGCGGCGCGTCCGCGGGGCCTTTTGCAAGAATACGCCCCGGAACCGTTCTTATGGACGGCGCGAGGGCGGGCTCGTTTGTGGAAATCAAGCAGTCGTCCGTGGGGCGCGGGTCAAAAGTTCCGCACCTGTCCTATGTGGGAGACTCCGAGGTCGGCTCCGGGGTCAACGTGGGGGCGGGGACTGTAACCTGCAACTATGACGGAAGGAAAAAACACCGCACAACCATTGAAGACGGGGTTTTCATCGGCAGCGACACCATGCTCATCGCCCCCGTGAAAGTGGGCAAAGGCGCGACCACCGCCGCCGGCTCGGTGATAACAAAGGACGTTTCCCCCGGCTCTCTCGCCATCGGCAGAAGCAGGCAGAAAGAGATAGCGCGGCGCGGCGCGGGCGGCAAAAAGGGGGGCGGGGGCTGATGTGCGGAATTGTGGGCTATGTGGGCGCGGCGCGGCGGGCGTGTGATGTGGTGCGGGCGGGCCTTGAAAAACTTGACAACAGGGGATACGACTCGGCGGGAATCTGCGTGATGGGAGAAGGCGGGGCGACGGTTTTCAAAAGCCCCGGCAAAATTGACCGGCTTGTCCGCGAGATGGGCTCAGCCGCGCCCTCGGGCGGGGTCGGAATAGGACACACCCGCTGGGCGACCCAGGGCGACCCGCTGAGCCGGGCAAACGCCCACCCCCACACGGCGGGCGCGGTGAGCGTTGTGCACAACGGCGTGGTTGAAAACTGGAGGGAGCTGCGCGATGAACTTGAGGCGGAGGGCGGAAAGTTTCTGTCCGACACCGACACGGAGACAATCGCCCACCTCATAGACAAGTATCACGGCGGGGGCTGCGGGCTTCTTGAGGCGGTCAGAAAAAGTTTTGAGCGCGTGCGCGGATGCTCGGCGGTCGCGGTGGTTTCGGAAAAAGAGCCGGACACCATCGTGGTCGCCCGCAGGTTCTCGCCCATAGTTCTGGCGGAGGCGGGAGACGAGAGGTTTGTGGCGTCGGACGCGCCCGCCCTCGCAGAGTGGTGCGATGAGGTTACCGTGCTTGAAGACGGCGACTTTGCGGTTCTGAAGCCGTCCGGCGTTACCATAACGGACTCGGACGGAAACACCGTCAGCCGCCCGAAAAGGGCGGTGGGCGCAAGCGGCGCGGAGGAAGGCAAAGGCGGCTTCCGGCACTACATGCTCAAAGAGATACACGACCAGCCGCACGCGGTTTCCGAAACCCTGAGGGGCAGGATCGGCAAAGAGGCGGATTTTGAGGGAATTGACCCCTCGGCGGTTGAGAGGGTGGTGTTTGTGGGATGCGGCACTTCGCACTACGCCTCCATAGCGGGGCGCTACATGATTGAATCCCTCGCCCGCCTGCCCGCAGACGCCGAGATAGCGTCCGAATTCCGCT is part of the Candidatus Dadabacteria bacterium genome and encodes:
- the glmS gene encoding glutamine--fructose-6-phosphate transaminase (isomerizing) → MCGIVGYVGAARRACDVVRAGLEKLDNRGYDSAGICVMGEGGATVFKSPGKIDRLVREMGSAAPSGGVGIGHTRWATQGDPLSRANAHPHTAGAVSVVHNGVVENWRELRDELEAEGGKFLSDTDTETIAHLIDKYHGGGCGLLEAVRKSFERVRGCSAVAVVSEKEPDTIVVARRFSPIVLAEAGDERFVASDAPALAEWCDEVTVLEDGDFAVLKPSGVTITDSDGNTVSRPKRAVGASGAEEGKGGFRHYMLKEIHDQPHAVSETLRGRIGKEADFEGIDPSAVERVVFVGCGTSHYASIAGRYMIESLARLPADAEIASEFRYRRPRLGPETLVIAVSQSGETADTSLALAEAAERGAATALVTNNPMGKMVDEAGAVILTRAGREFSVASTKTFTTQVAVFCALALFLGKARGVTGGAAEDMEKELRSIAGAQSRCLALNDEIAEVAAEFARYSHLLYLGRGLGYPVALEGALKLKEVSYIHAEGAAAGEMKHGPIALIDEKIPVVFVFPSRSDPSFEKMLSNMAEVKARRGRVLAVTPAGDAPHLDAEDRVIQIPECGLITNPLVSVIALQLLAYHIARTLGKDVDQPRNLAKVVSVE
- the glmU gene encoding bifunctional UDP-N-acetylglucosamine diphosphorylase/glucosamine-1-phosphate N-acetyltransferase GlmU; the encoded protein is MLCAGKGSRMGGERQKTLLPVLGTPMVRHVAAAASAAKPSKTVAVVGFDSGSVIDCLSACPWPVEFAVQKNQSGTGHAIRAALDVITSKSGDAIVLNGDMPAVTGALVKKVVSRHKKSGAAVSLVTAETDDPRGYGRIVRGAGGDVERIAEDADASAEEKRGREINAGIYCFKLPFLRAAAGKLSNKNALGEYYITDLIEAALRGGKKVSAVRADFAEVAGVNTPGELAAASAMIKDRVNARLMRSGVIITDPQTAHICPETSIGRGTVIHPFCFISRSRIGANCSVGPCSQIRDSALGSGCSVEFSSSLDGCSLRGGASAGPFARIRPGTVLMDGARAGSFVEIKQSSVGRGSKVPHLSYVGDSEVGSGVNVGAGTVTCNYDGRKKHRTTIEDGVFIGSDTMLIAPVKVGKGATTAAGSVITKDVSPGSLAIGRSRQKEIARRGAGGKKGGGG
- a CDS encoding CoA pyrophosphatase, translating into MPNPSFTDRLQRNLARRPLRRIEPPEGAARAAVMAVLRNRRDDVDLCMIKRSHHPLDRFSGHIALPGGAEEDGDEDMLSTAVRETFEEIGLDVEKHAKVAGRLDDEMPSVPPGGTGRVYVVTPFVCVLTGDAAVREKSEVEQVFWMPASDIARGAEDGAKPEFLCRGRRIWGMTARVVRNLLEALP
- a CDS encoding single-stranded DNA-binding protein — protein: MRGVNKVTIIGNVGSDPEMKYTASGAAVANFSIATNESWTGKDGQKQERTEWHRIVAWSRLAEICGQYLAKGSPVYVEGSIRTRQWEDKEGNTRHTTEIHAREIQFLGSGGREGGGHEGGGGRRREDRSDAPVVDIPDNNMDDDIPF